Proteins found in one Crassostrea angulata isolate pt1a10 chromosome 3, ASM2561291v2, whole genome shotgun sequence genomic segment:
- the LOC128175090 gene encoding putative ATP-dependent RNA helicase DHX57 produces MEDRVVTRKKRGRPNRGGGRFNRGSSKSSRGRGGRRDDGRDDKQQYGDRRKDERDDRFGKRSAPPPPPPPSFEKEVRVPMQRLHMTSENQDMVEDMLKDLRGEEIDVYSDEEYDELDDRYEDQYWMTDNTLYVEDAINFSAKNHSAQKPKVTAPVDTVNRYAVNKLIRYGFEKQRCIEALQLLDGDIGSSFEYLYCKCFDLPTLTDVGNDVDDEDIEEETDTKVTLTKAEKLQKNGITWEEIEEQRQEEILALEAIYIEEFEIRIPDRLWVFRLELKNLMDMVMNSGKVKKESEEKSFGENSEICKFFKKGACHFGDRCRYKHVVEDTGSKSDSVEKTDKANFELELRFGSDNIYPYEPPIIGFSSIAPGFPSEICLNITECLLKEAQELASAQSPASFSLIALLEDDLMLAQCIEKPPLAFSLPEPENSVIPGVRSLLRQENNAPKSARNLDEESFDDNYSEKQTEALVKMVEAEGKFRQDVDDSSSVTDEVEDKPVTVKRTNSREVEKDKQISQAEILKQNRRLKDDYQRKLGTKALGSMISQRKRLPAWNKQDDILAALKSHQVLVISGMTGCGKTTQVPQFILDSYLNKKKDLKMCNIMCTQPRRISAMAVAERVAEERVDRLGRIVGYQIRLEKVQSSLTRLLFCTTGIVLRRLEGDPDLEGVSHIIIDEVHERSEESDFLMMYLRDMLPNRPDLKVILMSATLNAELFSQYFNGCPVIDIPGKTFPVQSFFLEDAVQFTHFVMEEKSPYARPLKQMNAVRQGQSWQTYEEDYNSDPGKPPGERMKDENLTVKQLMYRYSEYKKSTCKALSMMDLDKINYDLILELLEWIVDGEHQFPLGAVLVFLPGFAEIQQLYEALTSHKVFGARSGGRFKIIPLHSTLSSEDQHAVFLKPPEGVTKIVIATNIAETSITIDDITFVIDAGKMKEKRYDSCKGMESLDTVWVSRANALQRRGRAGRVASGVCFHLFTKHRFDYHLQEQPIPEIQRAPLEQISLRIKMLDIFKKVHVQEVLEQLPEPPVEESTLAALKRLQDLGALDENDELTPLGYHLGSLPVDVRIGKLMLFGAIFRCLDPALTIAATLSYKSPFVSPFDKRDEADKKKLEFAVGNSDHLTMLNAYKGWIEARMRSHNEGYKFCFQNFLSSKSLQMLASMKQQFVELLSDIGFVKEGIVVRDVERAARGGSDGVVDVTGIEANINSTNWKLVSAILVGALYPNVVQVMKPSTKFSQGSTGAVYKAPKPDELKFRTKSDGYVYIHPSSVNFQVNHYDSPYLVYHEKIKTTKVYIRDCTMVNMYPLLLFGGGSISVDLEKGNFVLTIDDGWIRFLADSTKVAELVRELRLELDQLLTDKIQNPHMDLCTCPKGSKIIDTIVKLISTQ; encoded by the exons ATGGAAGATAGAGTCGTGACTCGAAAGAAAAGAGGACGGCCAAACAGAGGAGGTGGGCGATTTAATCGCGGCTCCTCAAAAAGCTCACGAGGGCGAGGTGGTCGTCGAGATGATGGTCGAGACGACAAGCAACAATATGGAGACAGGAGAAAAGATGAACGTGATGACAGATTTGG gAAAAGGTCtgcaccaccaccaccaccaccacctaGCTTTGAGAAAGAGGTCCGTGTTCCAATGCAGAGACTACATATGACATCAGAAAACCAAGATATGGTTGAAGACATGCTTAAAGATCTGAGAGGAGAAGAGATTGATGTGTACAG TGATGAGGAGTATGATGAGCTAGATGACCGCTATGAGGACCAGTACTGGATGACTGACAATACCCTCTATGTGGAGGATGCTATTAACTTCTCAGCTAAGAACCACTCAGCTCAAAAACCTAAAGTTACAGCTCCTGTAGACACTGTGAACAGATATGCAGTCAACAAACTGATTAG gTATGGGTTTGAGAAGCAAAGATGTATTGAAGCTTTGCAGCTTCTTGATGGAGACATCGGGTCGTCCTTTGAGTATCTGTACTGTAAGTGTTTTGATCTGCCAACGCTTACAGATGTAGGTAATGATGTTGATGATGAAGATATTGAAGAAGAAACGGATACCAAAGTAACACTAACAAAGGcagaaaaactacagaaaaaTGGGATCACATGGGAGGAGATTGAAGAACAGAGACAGGAGGAAATCCTGGCCTTGGAGGCTATTTATATTGAggaatttgaaataagaatccCGGACAGACTATGGGTGTTTCGACTGGAACTCAAAAATTTAATGGACATGGTGATGAATTCTGGTAAAGTAAAGaaagaatccgaagaaaaaAGTTTTGGAGAGAATTCagaaatttgtaaatttttcaaGAAAGGTGCATGCCATTTTGGTGATAGATGTCGATACAAACATGTGGTGGAAGATACTGGAAGCAAAAGTGACTCTGTTGAAAAGACTGACAAGGCAAACTTTGAACTAGAACTTCGTTTTGGGAGCGATAATATATATCCTTATGAACCGCCTATTATAGGATTCTCTTCAATTGCTCCTGGATTTCCTAGTGAGATCTGCTTGAATATAACAGAGTGTCTTCTTAAGGAGGCCCAAGAGCTGGCTTCAGCCCAGTCACCTGCTTCCTTCTCGCTTATAGCCCTGCTGGAAGATGACCTCATGCTTGCACAGTGTATTGAGAAACCTCCTTTAGCTTTTAGTCTTCCAGAACCCGAAAATTCTGTCATTCCAGGTGTTAGATCTCTCTTAAGACAAGAAAATAATGCACCAAAGTCTGCTCGTAATCTGGATGAGGAATCTTTTGATGACAACTACAGTGAAAAACAGACTGAAGCATTGGTGAAAATGGTGGAAGCAGAGGGCAAGTTCCGACAGGATGTGGATGATAGTAGTAGTGTGACTGATGAGGTGGAAGATAAACCAGTGACTGTGAAAAGAACAAATTCTAGAGAGGTGGAGAAAGACAAGCAGATATCTCAAGCAGAAATTCTTAAGCAAAACAGGAGACTGAAAGATGATTATCAAAGAAAACTg ggAACAAAGGCTCTTGGTTCAATGATTTCACAAAGGAAACGTTTGCCTGCCTGGAACAAGCAAGATGACATCCTGGCAGCTTTGAAAAGTCATCAAGTTTTGGTCATTAGTGGAATGACTGG cTGCGGAAAGACAACACAAGTACCCCAGTTCATCCTTGACTCGTACTTGAACAAGAAGAAGGATCTAAAGATGTGTAACATCATGTGTACCCAGCCACGCAGGATCTCGGCCATGGCGGTGGCGGAGAGGGTCGCCGAGGAGAGAGTGGACAGACTGGGCCGCATAGTGGGCTACCAGATCAGACTGGAGAAAGTTCAG TCCTCTCTGACGAGGCTGTTGTTCTGTACCACGGGGATCGTCCTGCGGAGACTGGAGGGAGACCCAGACCTCGAGGGAGTGTCCCATATCATCATTGATGAGGTCCACGAGAGATCAGAGGAAAG TGACTTCCTGATGATGTATCTGAGAGACATGCTGCCCAACCGACCAGATCTGAAGGTCATCCTGATGAGTGCTACCCTCAATGCCGAGCTGTTCTCCCAATACTTCAATGGCTGCCCCGTCATTGATATTCCTG GTAAAACATTTCCTGTCCAGTCTTTCTTCCTTGAGGATGCTGTACAGTTCACACATTTTGTGATGGAGGAGAAATCGCCGTACGCCCGGCCCCTGAAGCAGATGAACGCTGTACGACAGGGACAGTCCTGGCAGACGTACGAGGAGGACTACAACTCTGACCCCGGGAAACCTCCGGGGGAGAGGATGAAAGACGAGAACCTGACCGTCAAACAGCTCATGTACAGATATTCAG AGTACAAGAAGTCGACATGTAAAGCCCTGTCAATGATGGACCTAGACAAGATTAACTACGACCTAATTCTAGAACTTCTGGAATGGATTGTTGACGGAGAACATCAG TTTCCTCTGGGAGCCGTCCTGGTGTTCCTGCCAGGGTTTGCTGAAATACAGCAGCTGTACGAGGCACTGACCTCTCACAAAGTGTTTGGTGCCAGGAGTGGAGGAAG gTTTAAAATCATCCCCTTGCACTCCACGCTATCCAGTGAAGATCAGCATGCTGTTTTTCT AAAACCTCCAGAAGGAGTAACAAAAATTGTCATAGCAACCAATATAGCAGAAACATCCATCACCATAGATGACATCACTTTCGTAATTGATGCTGGGAAAATGAAGGAGAAGAG GTATGACTCTTGTAAGGGAATGGAGAGTTTGGACACAGTGTGGGTCTCCAGAGCCAATGCCCTACAGAGGCGGGGGAGGGCAGGGAGGGTGGCCTCTGGGGTCTGCTTCCATCTGTTCACTAAGCACCGCTTTGACTACCACCTCCAGGAACAACCCATACCAG AAATTCAGAGAGCCCCATTGGAGCAGATCAGCTTGAGGATTAAGATGCtggacattttcaaaaaagttcaTGTTCAG GAGGTGCTGGAACAGTTACCTGAGCCCCCTGTGGAGGAATCGACCCTGGCTGCCCTCAAACGGTTACAGGATCTGGGGGCTCTGGATGAAAACGAT GAGTTAACTCCCTTGGGATACCATTTAGGTTCTTTACCAGTAGATGTCAG AATTGGAAAACTGATGTTGTTTGGGGCGATATTCAGATGTCTGGATCCAGCTCTCACTATAGCAGCCACATTAAGTTACAAGTCACCGTTT GTTTCTCCATTCGATAAACGTGATGAAGCAGACAAGAAGAAGTTGGAATTTGCTGTGGGAAATTCGGACCATTTAACAATGCTCAATGCTTACAAG GGGTGGATTGAGGCTAGAATGAGGTCACACAACGAAGGCTACAAATTCTGTTTCCAGAATTTCTTGTCATCTAAATCCTTACAG aTGTTGGCCAGCATGAAGCAGCAGTTTGTGGAGCTGTTGTCAGACATCGGGTTTGTGAAGGAGGGGATCGTGGTCCGCGACGTGGAGAGAGCAGCCAGGGGTGGATCCGATGGAGTGGTGGATGTCACAGGGATTGAG gCAAATATCAATTCCACTAATTGGAAGCTGGTATCAGCCATTTTGGTTGGAGCATTGTATCCAAATGTTGTGCAAGTCATGAAGCCGTCGACCAAATTCAGTCAGGGTAGCACAG GTGCTGTTTACAAGGCTCCAAAACCTGATGAGTTAAAATTCAGAACGAAATCTGATGGCTAT GTTTATATTCATCCGTCCTCTGTGAACTTCCAAGTCAACCATTATGATAGTCCCTACCTTGTGTACCATGAAAAGATCAAAACCACCAAG GTGTACATACGAGATTGCACCATGGTCAACATGTACCCACTACTGCTGTTCGGGGGAGGAAGTATTTCCGTTGATCTAGAAAAGGGAAACTTTGTCCTAACAATAGACGATGGCTGGATAAGATTCCTGGCTGATTCAACCAAG GTTGCTGAGTTGGTGCGTGAGCTTCGGCTAGAACTGGACCAACTACTGACAGATAAAATCCAGAATCCACACATGGATTTGTGTACATGTCCCAAGGGAAGTAAAATCATTGATACCATTGTCAAACTGATCAGTACTCAGTAA